The Acidobacteriota bacterium region CATTGTTTGGGCGAACCTTGACCCGACGCTCGGACACGAGCAATCCGGTTCGCGTCCCGTATTAGTTTTGAGCGAGAATGTTTTCAACGACCGTTCCGGAACGGTTATCGCCGTTGTTTTGACGAGCCAACAACCAAACGCGGGTTTTCCGCTGACTTTTGAACTTGCTGACCCGAAACTACCGAAAAAGTCGTGGGTGAAAATCAGTCAGATCCGGACGCTTTCGACGCAACGCTTGGGAAAGAAAATCGGCACCGCGTCGGATGAAGAATTGGATGCGATTCTCGAAGGGTTGAATGAAATCATCGGCGGTGCATAACGTATTAAGAATTCGTGTGGCGCGGTTAATCAAGGTAAGCTTCTCCGTTCTGTGGCTGATATGTCGTCCCCGCGCAACGGGGAGCACCTGTTCGAGTGGTTTTGGATTCTATTCGATCGAGGAATAGTAATGACTGAAGAAGAAAAACCAAATCTACCGGAAATTACCGGAAATCTTTTTTCTAATTTTCAAATCGCTTTGGCGACATTTATTGGTATGCCAATAGCTGGCTCTATCCTTCTCGCTCAAAATTACAGGAACTTAGGCAGGGCTGGTTCTGGGTGGCAAACTTTAATTTTGGGATTGGTTTCGACCATAGTTCTTTTCATCATTGCCTTTTTGTTGCCGGACGGGTTTCCGAATTTTATACTGCCGATGGCTTACACGATTGCTATGCGGCAACTTGTAGAGTATTTGCAGGGCGACGTAATTGCCAATCAAAAAGGTTCGTGGGCGGTAACGGTGGGCGTAGCGGTCGGCTGTTTAGTTTTGATTATGGCACTTGTTTTTGGTGCAATTGTTTTGTTCGTTCCCGAATAATTTTTGTATGGTAAGTTGTGTGTTGAAATAAACGGCGGCACAACAAATCAATGGACGTGAGGGTGAAACAGCGTCTTTCATTTAATGTAACCTGAAAAACCGTTGCTCCGTAGCCGTTTCGCCTCACGTCATCTCAAGTGGAAACCAAATGGTCAAACTTGCAATGGTTCCTCTGCTGTTCATAATTGCTTGCCTCTTTGCTGGCATCTACGGGGCAGTCCATGACGGCGGCCCGGTTACCGCCTTCGTTCGATACCTCGTGATTGTATAACGAATGATGAATCGAGAAATCACCGTTAGCTATTCCCGTGAATTGATAAGATTTGCCGTCTGGAAGTTTTGGACGCGCAACATTGGTTTAGGGAGCTTCCTCATATTTGCGGCTGTTTGCGTCGCTTTCATACTAGTGTTTTTGAGCGGTGACCGTTCGTGGTTTCTGGGCTTTTTAGGAGCGGCTATTGTTTTTAGTTTGGGCATCGCTTGCGCGAGCTATTTTATTTACTTACGCCGTTCGATGGAAAAATTTGATCGAATGGAAACGCCTACGGCTAAGTTTCGCTTTACTGACGAGCGGGTTGGAATAGAATCGAATATCGGTTCGACTGAACTGTCGTGGAAGATGATTGAGAAGATTTGGCAATATCCGTCGGTGTGGTTGGTGTTCATTGCAAAGCAAGGCTACATCACCTTACCGACTGCAAATCTTGACGACGAACTAAAACAGTTTATTACTGAACGAGTCCGTGAAAATAACGGCGGCAACTAACAAATCAATGAACGTGATGGCGAAACAACGACCCAGCCAATGAAAAAAGCGGAACGAGTCCAAACCCGTTCCGCTTTTTTTTCAATCAATCAACGACGCTTAAATGTCGTCGTCGTCCGCGAGATCGTCGCCGAGTTCGCCATCGAACGCGACTTCTTCGTCGGCGTCGAGTTCGAGTTCCTCGTCAAAGACCTCGATCTCGTCGACGTCATCAAAATCATCGACTTCGACTCCCGGGACGTCCATCGGCAACGGCAGATCCATCCCGCCGGTGACGACCGGAAATTCCTCGTCGTACTCGTCAACGACCTTCTGGTTCATCGTCGGATCATAATCGACCTTCACGTTGCGGTAGTATTTCATACCGGTTCCGGCCGGGATCAGACGTCCCATAATGACGTTCTCTTTCAATCCGCGCAGATAATCGATACGGCCCGAGATCGCGGCTTCGGTCAGCACGCGGGTCGTTTCCTGGAACGACGCCGCCGAGATGAACGAATCCGTCGAGAGCGAAGCCTTCGTGATTCCGAGCAGAAGCGGTTCGGCCACGGCGGCCGCTCCGTCTTCATCGCGAACGCGTCTATTCTCGTCTTCGTAACGGAAGCGATCGACCTGTTCCTCAAGTAGGAAATCGGTATCCCCGACTTCCTTGATCTTGACCCAGCGGAGCATCTGG contains the following coding sequences:
- a CDS encoding type II toxin-antitoxin system PemK/MazF family toxin produces the protein MARILRGDIVWANLDPTLGHEQSGSRPVLVLSENVFNDRSGTVIAVVLTSQQPNAGFPLTFELADPKLPKKSWVKISQIRTLSTQRLGKKIGTASDEELDAILEGLNEIIGGA
- a CDS encoding YcxB family protein; this translates as MNREITVSYSRELIRFAVWKFWTRNIGLGSFLIFAAVCVAFILVFLSGDRSWFLGFLGAAIVFSLGIACASYFIYLRRSMEKFDRMETPTAKFRFTDERVGIESNIGSTELSWKMIEKIWQYPSVWLVFIAKQGYITLPTANLDDELKQFITERVRENNGGN